Proteins encoded in a region of the Mucilaginibacter sabulilitoris genome:
- a CDS encoding AAA family ATPase, protein MEELKSNTENVSSGSIPGSLSYSTDIRALNEMIQKESAFIDLLKLEMDKVIIGQKYMVERLLIGLLADGHILLEGVPGLAKTLAINTLAKAIQADYSRIQFTPDLLPADLLGTMIYNQKKEEFIVRKGPLFSNFILADEINRAPAKVQSALLEAMQERQVTIGDNTFPLPNPFLVLATQNPIEQEGTYPLPEAQVDRFMLKVVIHYPDKEEEKRIIRANILPGGMPKPSPIIKPEEIVRARKIVREVYMDEKIEQYIIDIVFATRYPEQFKLAHYKNLITFGGSPRASINLALAAKAYAFIKRRGYVIPEDVRAVCHDVLRHRIGLSYEAEAENITSENIITGILNAVEVP, encoded by the coding sequence ATGGAAGAATTAAAAAGTAATACCGAAAACGTTTCATCAGGCTCAATTCCTGGTAGTTTATCGTATTCAACCGATATCAGGGCGCTGAATGAAATGATACAAAAGGAAAGCGCCTTTATCGATCTGCTTAAACTGGAGATGGATAAAGTGATCATCGGGCAAAAATATATGGTTGAACGCCTGCTGATCGGTTTACTGGCCGATGGGCACATTTTATTAGAAGGTGTACCGGGGCTGGCCAAAACGCTGGCCATCAATACGCTGGCAAAAGCTATACAGGCCGATTACAGCCGTATCCAGTTCACTCCGGATCTTTTACCGGCAGATTTGCTGGGAACCATGATCTACAATCAAAAAAAGGAAGAGTTCATCGTTCGTAAAGGGCCGTTGTTCTCCAATTTTATCCTGGCCGATGAAATTAACCGTGCCCCGGCAAAGGTGCAGAGTGCGTTGCTGGAAGCCATGCAGGAGCGCCAGGTTACCATTGGTGATAATACTTTCCCGCTGCCAAACCCTTTCCTGGTACTGGCAACCCAAAACCCTATTGAGCAGGAAGGTACTTACCCGCTGCCCGAAGCACAGGTTGACCGTTTTATGCTCAAGGTGGTAATACACTACCCAGATAAGGAGGAAGAAAAAAGAATTATCCGTGCCAATATATTACCCGGCGGTATGCCTAAGCCTTCGCCTATCATAAAACCCGAAGAAATTGTAAGGGCCCGCAAGATAGTGCGCGAGGTGTATATGGACGAGAAAATAGAGCAATACATCATTGATATTGTATTTGCCACCCGTTATCCCGAGCAGTTTAAACTGGCCCATTATAAAAATCTCATTACGTTTGGAGGTTCGCCGAGGGCGAGCATTAACCTGGCACTGGCTGCAAAGGCTTATGCTTTTATCAAACGCCGCGGCTATGTAATTCCGGAGGATGTGCGGGCCGTTTGTCATGATGTACTGCGTCACCGTATTGGGCTAAGCTATGAGGCTGAAGCAGAAAACATCACTTCTGAAAACATAATTACAGGGATACTGAACGCGGTAGAGGTTCCATAG
- a CDS encoding vWA domain-containing protein produces the protein MSWFNGIEFAHLGFFWLLIIIPLMTAWYIWKQQQLQGNLNVPTLKGFALARKSKISRFRHVGIVLRSLALAALIVALARPQSSLSWQNTTTEGIDIMIASDISGSMLAEDFKPNRLEAGKNIAIDFIKNRPDDRIGLVVFSGESFTQCPLTIDHDVLVNMYADIKNGMIEDGTAIGMGLATAVNRLRNSEAKSKVVILLTDGSNNSGSIPPITAAEIAKQFNVRVYTVGLGTNGYAPYPVQTPFGVQYQRMKVDIDEGTLSKIARITGGKYFRATNNETLKEIYAQIDKLEKAKIDVTQYRKKTEMFLPWAIIALVLLSLEFLLKNTLLKGALT, from the coding sequence ATGAGCTGGTTTAACGGAATAGAATTTGCCCATCTCGGATTTTTCTGGTTGCTGATCATTATCCCATTAATGACGGCATGGTATATCTGGAAACAACAGCAACTGCAGGGTAATTTAAATGTACCTACGCTTAAGGGATTTGCCCTTGCCCGTAAAAGCAAAATAAGCCGTTTTAGGCATGTGGGTATTGTGTTAAGGTCATTGGCTCTTGCTGCGTTGATAGTAGCGCTGGCAAGGCCGCAGTCGTCATTAAGCTGGCAAAACACTACTACTGAGGGTATCGATATCATGATAGCCTCAGATATCTCGGGCAGTATGCTTGCCGAGGACTTTAAACCTAATCGTTTAGAAGCAGGTAAAAATATAGCCATTGATTTTATAAAAAACCGCCCGGATGACCGGATAGGCCTGGTGGTATTTAGCGGTGAAAGCTTTACCCAATGTCCTTTAACTATTGACCATGACGTGCTTGTTAACATGTATGCCGATATCAAGAACGGAATGATAGAAGATGGTACCGCCATTGGCATGGGCCTGGCAACCGCAGTAAACCGTCTGCGCAACAGCGAGGCTAAAAGTAAGGTGGTGATATTGCTTACCGATGGTTCAAATAATTCGGGCTCCATACCGCCTATTACTGCTGCCGAAATTGCCAAGCAGTTTAATGTAAGGGTATACACTGTAGGCCTGGGCACTAATGGTTATGCGCCATACCCGGTGCAAACCCCCTTTGGTGTGCAATACCAGCGCATGAAAGTTGACATTGACGAGGGGACGTTATCAAAAATTGCTAGGATAACCGGCGGTAAATATTTCAGGGCAACCAATAATGAAACGCTGAAAGAAATTTATGCCCAGATTGACAAACTGGAGAAAGCGAAGATTGATGTAACCCAATACCGCAAAAAAACCGAAATGTTTTTGCCATGGGCCATTATAGCGCTGGTATTATTGTCGCTTGAATTTTTATTAAAAAACACCCTGCTAAAAGGGGCCTTAACTTAA
- a CDS encoding alpha-ketoacid dehydrogenase subunit alpha/beta, translating to MIFDRKNLDTENLTLFYKKLLLPRLIEEKMLILLRQGRIGKWFSGIGQEAIAVGSTLAMQSDEYILPMHRNLGVFTSRDIPLSRLMAQWQGKPSGFTKGRDRSFHFGTQEYKIIGMISHLGPQLALADGIALADVLSERKKSTLVFTGEGATSEGDFHEALNIASVWKLPVIFLIENNGYGLSTPVNEQYNCLKLVDKAIGYGIEGRRIDGNNILEVYHAIKHINESIRENPRPVLVECMTFRMRGHEEASGTKYVPQNLFEWWEGKDPVANFEKYLLNEGVLRPEWIPVIKKELAAHIETEIEKVYSEADIVPDIETEIADMYQPYQFPAIQPPTTPTTSKRYIDAISDGLKQAMRKHTNLVIMGQDIAEYGGAFKITQGFVEEFGKGRVRNTPICESGIVGAGMGLALNGYKAIVEMQFADFVTCGFNQIINNLAKTHYRWAQGVDVVIRMPTGAGTGAGPFHSQSNEAWFTKTPGLKVVYPAFPADAKGLLLAAVDDPNPVIYFEHKYLYRSISGDVPDNYCLIEIGEANVVKQGEQVSIITFGLGVHWALEYAGKHPEQSIEIIDLRSLLPWDKEAVEESVKKTGRALVLHEDTLTSGFGAEIAAHVAEHCFKYLDAPVMRCGSLDTAIPMNKALEDQFLAKARLEETMEKLLAY from the coding sequence ATGATTTTTGACCGTAAAAACCTTGATACTGAAAATTTAACACTTTTTTACAAAAAATTGTTGTTGCCACGACTGATTGAGGAGAAAATGCTGATCCTTTTACGGCAGGGGCGTATAGGCAAATGGTTTTCAGGAATAGGTCAGGAAGCCATTGCTGTTGGCAGTACATTGGCCATGCAAAGCGATGAATATATTTTGCCCATGCACCGCAACCTCGGGGTTTTTACGTCAAGGGATATTCCTCTTTCGCGGCTAATGGCGCAATGGCAGGGCAAGCCATCTGGTTTTACCAAAGGCCGCGACCGCTCCTTCCATTTCGGTACACAGGAATATAAGATCATCGGTATGATATCGCATCTGGGGCCACAGCTGGCATTGGCAGATGGCATTGCCCTGGCCGATGTTTTATCGGAACGGAAAAAATCAACCCTGGTATTTACCGGCGAAGGAGCAACCAGCGAGGGCGACTTTCACGAGGCGCTTAACATTGCCTCGGTTTGGAAACTGCCGGTTATATTTTTAATTGAGAATAACGGCTATGGTCTCTCTACTCCGGTTAACGAACAATATAACTGTCTTAAACTGGTTGATAAGGCTATAGGCTACGGCATAGAGGGCCGCCGCATTGATGGCAATAACATACTGGAAGTTTACCATGCCATAAAACACATAAACGAAAGCATCCGGGAAAACCCAAGACCGGTTTTGGTAGAGTGCATGACATTCAGGATGCGTGGGCATGAGGAAGCATCGGGTACTAAATACGTTCCGCAGAATTTGTTTGAATGGTGGGAAGGCAAGGACCCTGTGGCAAATTTTGAAAAGTATCTGCTGAACGAAGGTGTGCTCCGCCCCGAGTGGATACCGGTAATTAAAAAAGAGCTCGCCGCCCATATAGAAACCGAAATTGAAAAGGTTTATAGCGAAGCCGATATTGTTCCGGATATAGAAACTGAGATTGCGGATATGTACCAGCCTTATCAGTTCCCGGCGATACAGCCACCGACTACACCAACTACCAGCAAACGCTATATTGATGCCATAAGCGATGGACTAAAACAGGCGATGCGCAAACATACCAACCTGGTGATCATGGGCCAGGATATAGCCGAATATGGCGGCGCTTTTAAAATAACCCAGGGATTTGTAGAGGAATTTGGCAAAGGTCGGGTGCGTAACACACCTATCTGCGAGTCGGGGATTGTGGGCGCGGGCATGGGACTGGCATTAAATGGGTATAAAGCAATCGTAGAGATGCAGTTTGCCGATTTTGTAACCTGCGGCTTTAACCAGATCATTAATAACCTGGCCAAAACCCATTACCGCTGGGCACAGGGTGTAGATGTGGTGATTCGTATGCCAACGGGAGCGGGCACCGGGGCGGGGCCTTTTCACTCACAAAGCAACGAGGCCTGGTTTACCAAGACCCCCGGATTGAAAGTGGTTTATCCGGCCTTCCCGGCAGATGCCAAAGGGTTGCTGCTGGCCGCCGTTGACGATCCCAACCCCGTAATATATTTTGAACATAAATACCTGTACCGCAGTATCAGCGGTGATGTACCGGATAATTATTGCTTGATAGAAATTGGCGAAGCTAATGTTGTAAAACAAGGAGAACAGGTTAGCATTATTACCTTTGGACTGGGCGTACACTGGGCGCTGGAGTATGCCGGCAAACATCCCGAGCAATCTATAGAAATTATCGACCTCCGCAGCCTGTTACCCTGGGACAAGGAAGCAGTAGAAGAAAGCGTAAAGAAAACCGGCCGGGCACTGGTGCTGCATGAAGATACCCTGACCAGCGGTTTCGGCGCCGAGATAGCCGCCCATGTTGCCGAACATTGCTTTAAATATCTTGACGCTCCTGTTATGCGCTGCGGCAGCCTTGATACCGCCATACCCATGAACAAAGCTCTTGAGGATCAGTTTCTGGCCAAAGCAAGACTGGAAGAAACAATGGAGAAGTTACTGGCTTATTGA
- a CDS encoding DUF58 domain-containing protein, which produces MLIKVLSFGEDLGEAFRGLHMAKDTKELLKKVRKIEIKTRGLSNHLFSGEYHSAFKGRGMAFSEVREYQLGDEIRTIDWNVTARFNHPYVKVFDEERELTVMLLMDVSGSENFGTQNQQKQDLATELCAVLAFSAIQNNDKVGVIFFSDKIEKFIPPKKGRTHILMIIRELIDFKPESKGTNVAEALKYFTRVIKKKCTAFILSDFISPAFYDELKIANKKHDIIALRLYDKHEEEFPNLGLIPMRDEETGELLWVNTADEAVRKAFKAEALKRNGVLKDTFNKSGVDFTSVGTHESYVKPLMTLFKKREGRR; this is translated from the coding sequence TTGCTGATCAAAGTCCTCTCCTTTGGAGAGGATTTAGGTGAGGCTTTTAGAGGGCTCCATATGGCTAAGGATACCAAAGAACTACTTAAAAAAGTAAGGAAGATAGAGATTAAAACCCGTGGGTTAAGTAACCACTTATTCTCGGGCGAGTATCATTCGGCTTTCAAGGGACGTGGTATGGCTTTCAGCGAAGTGCGCGAATACCAGCTGGGCGATGAGATCAGGACGATTGACTGGAACGTTACGGCCCGCTTTAACCACCCTTATGTAAAGGTTTTTGACGAAGAACGTGAGCTTACCGTAATGCTGCTGATGGATGTGAGCGGGTCCGAAAATTTTGGTACCCAAAATCAGCAAAAGCAGGACCTGGCTACCGAACTTTGCGCCGTACTGGCATTTTCGGCCATACAGAATAATGATAAGGTTGGTGTGATATTTTTCAGTGATAAGATAGAGAAATTCATCCCGCCCAAAAAAGGACGTACCCATATCCTGATGATCATCCGTGAGCTGATTGATTTTAAACCAGAAAGTAAAGGTACCAACGTTGCAGAGGCGCTTAAATATTTTACGCGGGTGATCAAGAAAAAATGTACTGCTTTTATTCTGTCAGATTTTATAAGTCCGGCGTTTTATGACGAGCTGAAGATCGCCAATAAAAAGCATGACATCATTGCCCTTAGGCTGTATGACAAGCACGAAGAAGAATTTCCGAATCTGGGCCTGATCCCGATGCGGGACGAAGAAACAGGTGAACTGCTTTGGGTAAACACAGCTGACGAAGCCGTGCGTAAGGCATTTAAGGCAGAAGCCTTAAAACGCAATGGTGTGTTAAAAGATACATTTAATAAATCGGGGGTTGATTTTACCAGCGTGGGCACACATGAATCATACGTGAAACCATTAATGACATTATTTAAAAAGCGGGAAGGCAGAAGATAA
- a CDS encoding vWA domain-containing protein, with translation MLRFAHIDILWGLLVIPVFVLLFLVVSRWKKKAVASLGDKNVVREMMPQVSFSRPWLKFIFFAVAYASLIVGMADPQLGSKTEEVKRKGADLMILLDVSNSMLAQDLAPNRLENAKQAIAQLIDKMHDDRIGIIVFAGQAYVQLPITTDYSAAKLFLNTINTNMVPTQGTAIGAAIDLGMQSFDFKNGTGKAMIIITDGENHEDNAVEAATQAKSRGVIINVVGVGSAEGAPIPIYKDGQPAGYHTDSLGKPVVSKLNEDMGKDIAAAGSGVYVRANNSNSGLGIVMDQIGKIQRKTLDSKSFKDFEDRFQFFLAIALALLVVEFFISNRKNMRLSGLKLFEVKKS, from the coding sequence ATGCTACGTTTTGCACATATAGATATTTTGTGGGGATTACTGGTTATTCCGGTTTTTGTGCTTTTATTTTTGGTGGTAAGCCGCTGGAAAAAAAAGGCGGTTGCATCACTTGGCGATAAAAATGTGGTGAGGGAAATGATGCCACAGGTTTCTTTTTCGAGGCCCTGGCTTAAGTTCATCTTTTTTGCTGTAGCTTACGCCAGCTTAATTGTAGGCATGGCCGATCCGCAACTGGGTTCAAAAACCGAGGAAGTAAAACGTAAAGGTGCTGATTTGATGATCCTGCTGGATGTGTCAAACAGTATGCTTGCGCAAGACCTGGCACCTAACCGTTTGGAAAATGCCAAACAGGCTATAGCCCAGCTTATTGATAAAATGCACGACGACCGCATAGGCATTATCGTTTTTGCCGGTCAGGCCTATGTACAGCTGCCTATTACTACCGACTACTCCGCAGCTAAACTGTTTTTAAATACCATTAATACCAATATGGTGCCCACGCAAGGCACGGCCATTGGCGCCGCTATTGACCTGGGTATGCAGTCGTTTGATTTTAAGAACGGTACAGGTAAAGCCATGATCATTATTACCGATGGTGAAAACCATGAGGATAATGCCGTTGAGGCTGCCACGCAGGCAAAAAGCAGGGGGGTAATTATTAACGTGGTAGGCGTAGGTTCGGCGGAGGGCGCACCTATACCAATTTATAAAGACGGGCAGCCGGCAGGCTACCATACCGATAGCCTGGGTAAACCCGTTGTAAGTAAACTGAATGAGGATATGGGTAAAGATATTGCGGCAGCAGGCAGCGGCGTTTATGTACGAGCCAACAACTCCAACAGCGGGTTAGGCATTGTAATGGACCAGATTGGTAAAATACAACGCAAAACTTTAGACAGCAAATCATTCAAGGACTTTGAAGACCGTTTTCAGTTTTTCCTGGCCATAGCGCTGGCATTGCTGGTAGTGGAGTTCTTTATATCCAATCGGAAAAATATGCGGTTAAGCGGGTTAAAATTATTTGAAGTAAAAAAGTCATGA
- a CDS encoding tetratricopeptide repeat protein: MKQLIIVVLLVLQASFLFAQQEKKYIKKGNDLYQQQNYKDAESNYRLSVGKKDKTVEGNFNLGDALYKQKKYSEAGQQFNKIASGSNNKQVLAKAYHNLGNSLLESKKLEESVAAYKKSLLNNPQDEETRYNLAYAQEKLKQKQQQDKKNKDNKNNKDKNKDDKNKDKDKKDQDKKNDNKNKDDKDKKNQDDKNKDQDKKDQQNGQQPQPNNVSKDDAERMLEALNNDEKQTQDKLKNKKLKGAKLRISKDW, translated from the coding sequence ATGAAGCAATTAATCATAGTTGTATTATTAGTACTGCAGGCTTCTTTCCTTTTTGCCCAGCAAGAAAAAAAGTACATCAAAAAAGGTAACGATCTTTATCAGCAGCAAAATTATAAGGATGCCGAAAGCAACTACCGCCTTTCGGTTGGGAAAAAGGATAAAACAGTTGAAGGTAATTTTAACCTGGGCGACGCACTGTACAAGCAAAAAAAATATTCTGAGGCTGGCCAGCAGTTCAATAAAATAGCGTCGGGCTCAAATAATAAACAAGTACTGGCCAAAGCTTATCATAACCTGGGTAACTCCCTGCTGGAGTCGAAAAAGCTGGAGGAGAGTGTGGCTGCATATAAAAAATCGCTGCTCAACAATCCGCAGGATGAAGAGACCCGCTATAATTTAGCCTATGCTCAGGAAAAGCTGAAACAGAAACAACAGCAGGATAAAAAGAACAAAGACAACAAGAATAATAAGGATAAGAACAAGGACGACAAAAATAAAGACAAGGATAAGAAGGACCAGGATAAGAAGAACGACAATAAAAACAAGGACGACAAGGATAAAAAGAACCAGGACGATAAAAATAAAGACCAGGATAAAAAAGACCAGCAAAATGGTCAGCAGCCGCAGCCCAACAACGTATCAAAAGACGACGCCGAACGGATGCTGGAGGCCCTGAACAACGATGAGAAGCAAACGCAGGATAAACTAAAAAATAAAAAGCTGAAAGGTGCTAAATTGCGCATCAGTAAAGACTGGTAA
- a CDS encoding BatD family protein, giving the protein MKRRYCILLLLLLNTSLLFAADIKFTASVSKTEVSTTEQFEITFSVNGNGDRFTPPSFTGFLVASGPNVSTSMTVINGNASSSMEYSYELIAVKPGSYTIGPASIVVNGKQLTTKPIKINVVKGSGQPAQQGQQNAAQQNGMDSRVTMKRPGSDISKSLFIRAALDKSNVYLGEQITLTYKLYTRVALVGSEPDKLPDLNGFYSQDITPKNPNQQVQWTTETYKGVKYNVANMKQTILFPEHAGDVTIDPISMIFVVREADQSADDDDMIGQFFGSYNDVRYKIKSTPVTIHVKPLPQAGKPIGFGGAVGKFNISTSLDKNELKTNEPLNYKIRISGKGNLKLLKPITPSFPADFEKYDPKTIDTIAENENGQSGSRTYTYLLIPRHEGKFTIDPVKFSYFDPSTGRYVSLPTKAYPVKVNKGTSESNVTAYSGADKQDVKMLNKDIRYIKTEDVDVSKKGEGFYDSDLYYSLLAFGPLLFLGALVYGKWYEKNNSDIVKVKSRKAGRIAAKHLASAKAQLSANNSKLFYENVFRGLYGYLSDKLNIAAADLNREKIAAELKTRAIDERLINELLDTLDLCDMARYAPVSGISEQQVFDKAKNMINDIENEV; this is encoded by the coding sequence ATGAAAAGAAGATATTGTATATTATTGCTTTTGCTGCTCAATACCAGCTTGCTTTTTGCTGCCGATATAAAATTTACCGCATCAGTAAGTAAAACAGAGGTAAGTACAACCGAGCAATTTGAAATAACGTTTTCTGTAAACGGTAATGGCGACCGCTTTACCCCGCCATCGTTTACCGGGTTCCTGGTAGCCTCCGGACCCAATGTATCAACCAGCATGACGGTAATTAACGGTAATGCCTCATCAAGCATGGAGTATAGTTATGAGCTGATAGCGGTAAAACCGGGTTCTTACACTATTGGGCCGGCCAGTATTGTGGTGAACGGTAAACAGCTAACCACCAAACCCATCAAAATAAATGTAGTTAAAGGTAGCGGTCAGCCCGCTCAACAGGGGCAGCAAAACGCCGCTCAGCAAAACGGCATGGATAGTAGGGTTACCATGAAGCGCCCCGGTTCCGATATTTCCAAATCGTTATTTATAAGGGCCGCGCTTGATAAAAGCAATGTTTATTTGGGCGAACAGATCACCTTAACTTATAAGCTATATACCCGTGTGGCATTGGTAGGCAGCGAACCGGATAAATTGCCCGACCTGAACGGTTTTTACAGCCAGGATATTACCCCGAAAAACCCGAACCAGCAGGTACAATGGACTACCGAAACTTATAAAGGCGTTAAGTACAATGTTGCCAACATGAAGCAGACCATTCTGTTCCCTGAACACGCCGGCGATGTTACCATCGACCCCATATCAATGATATTTGTCGTAAGGGAAGCCGATCAGTCGGCCGATGATGATGACATGATAGGGCAGTTTTTTGGCTCGTACAATGATGTACGGTATAAAATTAAAAGTACTCCGGTAACCATACATGTTAAACCCTTGCCCCAGGCCGGGAAACCCATTGGTTTTGGCGGCGCGGTGGGTAAGTTCAATATCAGCACATCGCTTGATAAAAATGAGCTTAAAACCAATGAACCACTGAATTACAAGATCAGGATTTCTGGGAAGGGAAATCTTAAATTGCTGAAGCCAATTACTCCGAGCTTCCCTGCCGATTTTGAAAAGTACGATCCTAAAACTATTGATACCATTGCCGAAAATGAAAACGGCCAATCGGGGAGCCGCACTTATACTTATCTGTTGATACCTCGGCATGAAGGTAAGTTTACCATTGATCCTGTAAAATTCTCTTACTTCGATCCTTCAACCGGCAGGTACGTGTCGCTTCCAACAAAAGCATACCCGGTTAAAGTAAATAAAGGAACATCTGAAAGTAACGTGACGGCCTATTCGGGTGCGGACAAACAGGATGTTAAAATGCTGAACAAGGATATCAGGTATATTAAAACTGAGGATGTTGATGTCAGCAAAAAGGGAGAAGGCTTTTATGATTCGGACCTTTACTATAGTCTGCTTGCATTCGGGCCGCTTTTGTTTTTAGGAGCTTTGGTTTACGGCAAGTGGTACGAAAAAAATAACAGCGACATTGTTAAGGTTAAAAGCCGCAAGGCTGGTAGAATTGCGGCCAAACATTTGGCGAGCGCTAAGGCACAATTATCGGCCAATAACTCAAAGTTATTCTATGAAAATGTGTTTAGAGGCCTGTATGGTTATTTAAGTGACAAGCTGAATATTGCCGCCGCTGATTTGAACCGTGAAAAAATTGCCGCTGAGCTAAAAACGCGCGCTATTGATGAAAGGCTGATTAATGAACTACTGGACACACTTGACCTGTGCGATATGGCCCGTTACGCGCCGGTATCCGGCATTTCAGAACAGCAGGTGTTTGACAAGGCAAAAAATATGATCAATGACATCGAAAATGAAGTATAA
- a CDS encoding DUF4198 domain-containing protein, with protein sequence MKRFGFLLLALLLFIGFAASSQDYFLLPQSFYMKKGDKLNLHLLSGSEFQKDAEYKYEPKKILKFMLYEGSKKTDLGNPKDTASNVLNYQLENGGLALIELVKSESIESERNKFLKYLANEGLDKIAEDAKNSNQQYFVEKSNRYLKTLISVDKPNGKDFDKPLGEDYEIVIQQNPYKASYGDDVTAQVLFKGKILKDAVVIVYVKTISGNVFPQKLTTDAQGQVYFKLSREGIYMISSVHVETSTDKNADFESWGATYTFAFSNEDSMPNTYKEFGFGDKH encoded by the coding sequence ATGAAACGATTCGGTTTTTTATTACTCGCGCTACTATTGTTTATTGGTTTTGCTGCCAGCTCACAGGATTATTTTTTGCTGCCCCAAAGCTTTTATATGAAGAAGGGTGATAAGCTGAACCTGCACTTATTAAGTGGGAGCGAGTTTCAGAAAGATGCCGAGTATAAATACGAACCTAAAAAGATCTTGAAGTTTATGCTGTATGAGGGATCAAAAAAGACCGACCTGGGTAATCCAAAAGACACAGCAAGCAATGTGCTCAACTACCAGCTTGAAAACGGTGGACTTGCATTGATTGAACTGGTAAAAAGTGAAAGCATAGAGTCTGAACGGAACAAATTTTTGAAATACCTTGCTAATGAAGGTTTGGATAAAATAGCCGAAGACGCGAAGAATAGCAACCAGCAATATTTTGTCGAAAAATCAAACCGCTACTTAAAAACGCTGATATCCGTTGACAAGCCTAACGGTAAAGATTTTGATAAACCACTGGGCGAGGATTATGAGATAGTGATACAACAAAATCCCTACAAGGCCAGCTATGGCGATGATGTAACAGCGCAGGTATTGTTCAAAGGTAAGATACTTAAAGATGCCGTAGTTATTGTATATGTAAAAACCATAAGCGGCAATGTATTCCCACAGAAACTAACTACAGATGCCCAGGGACAGGTTTATTTTAAACTAAGCCGTGAGGGTATTTACATGATAAGTTCTGTACATGTGGAAACTTCTACTGATAAAAATGCCGATTTTGAAAGCTGGGGCGCCACCTACACCTTCGCTTTCAGCAATGAGGACAGCATGCCTAATACGTACAAAGAGTTTGGTTTTGGCGATAAGCACTAA
- a CDS encoding BatD family protein, with protein MRNFNYILILFILLTGSVYNAKAQDVQAEAKLDRTAIKIGEQTQLHLVARFHVKDKVEFPALADSIGSKVLIVGSKIDTIFDKDDVSIQTIRHNYTITSFDSGQYAIPAYAFHTTGGDVKTQPLTLQVATVAVDTTKAAYDIKQPLAISYTFWDWLRDNWVWVVGALAVILIIGGIIYYLRTRPKKVEVVEPPKPVIPAYVTALQKLAELRDKKLWQQEQTKQYHTELTDVIRDYLESRYAIQAQEQTSDEIFASLRYMDISEENRNLLRQMLILADLVKFAKEKPLPHENEQSLDNAVAFVNNTKQVVQTPVIKGEDKK; from the coding sequence ATGCGGAATTTTAATTACATCCTGATCCTGTTTATATTACTAACCGGTTCTGTTTATAACGCTAAGGCGCAAGATGTTCAGGCCGAAGCAAAGCTTGACCGTACCGCGATAAAAATAGGCGAGCAAACCCAGCTGCACCTGGTTGCGCGTTTTCATGTTAAGGATAAAGTTGAGTTTCCGGCGCTGGCGGATAGTATAGGCAGTAAAGTACTGATTGTAGGCAGCAAGATAGATACCATTTTTGACAAGGATGATGTCAGCATTCAAACTATCAGGCACAATTATACCATTACCTCTTTTGACAGCGGGCAATACGCAATTCCGGCTTATGCTTTCCATACAACCGGGGGCGATGTTAAAACCCAGCCTTTAACACTGCAGGTAGCCACAGTAGCAGTTGATACCACGAAAGCGGCGTATGATATTAAGCAACCTTTAGCCATTTCCTATACATTTTGGGATTGGCTGCGCGATAACTGGGTATGGGTAGTTGGTGCATTGGCTGTTATACTGATCATTGGCGGTATTATTTATTACCTGCGGACAAGACCTAAGAAAGTAGAGGTTGTGGAACCTCCTAAACCGGTTATACCAGCATATGTTACCGCATTGCAGAAACTTGCCGAGCTGCGCGACAAAAAGCTTTGGCAGCAGGAGCAAACCAAGCAATACCATACCGAGCTTACAGATGTAATACGCGATTACCTGGAAAGCCGCTATGCCATACAGGCCCAGGAACAAACCTCTGATGAGATTTTTGCCAGTTTACGGTATATGGATATATCCGAGGAGAACAGAAACCTGTTACGGCAGATGCTGATACTGGCCGATCTGGTGAAATTTGCCAAAGAAAAGCCATTGCCTCATGAAAATGAGCAGAGCCTGGATAATGCTGTGGCTTTTGTAAACAACACCAAGCAGGTAGTTCAAACACCCGTTATAAAGGGAGAGGATAAAAAATGA